The genomic DNA CCATCCAGGTCGTCAAGGAGCAGCTCCGCATCCTGTCAAAGGCCCACGCCATGAGCCCTGAGACCTTTGAGAGAATCCAGGGCCTCAGGCGGAAAGTCTATGACAGCGCCGACTATAAGGAAGGCCTCCAGGCCTTCCTGGAAAAGCGCCCCCCCATGTTCAAAGGGGAATAGCCCCCCTTATTTCTTGAGCAGGATAAGGTTGTTCTGTGCCAGGTCGAGGGACTCAAGATAACGCTTGAAGGAAGGGTAGAGCGCCGGGCTCACCTGGTTCTCCTTGAATTTTACTTCGCGGCGGTAAGAGAGCTCCCGTGACGAGGGATTGAACCGGCACTTGAGGGAGATGTCAAGGTAAGGCTCGCTGACGGCGATATCCCCGGGGATATAAAGGGGCCTGTACCCGGGCGGGATCTTGAGCAGGAGCTCGTAGGAGATTTCGCTCGTGCTCCCGAGCACATAGGGGTACTCTCTCGCGGAGAGGCTGGGCGAGTACGGGATCCTCGAAAAGCCGAAGGGCATCCTGGGCACCTTCAGGATCATCAGGTTATCCTGAATCACGGCGAACTCCCTGGCGTTGACGGCGACGGAGAGCTCCATGTTCTTTGAGAGATCGAGGGCATCGCCGCTCCTGAAGCTTGCCGCCTCGGCATCAGGGCAGAACTCCTCGATTTTCTGCTCGAAGTACATCTTGAGCTTTTTACCCCTCAGGTGGTAAAAAGTGCCCCTGGCGCTCGAGTCATAGATTCCTGAGGTTTTCGACGAGAGGGTGCCGGCAAAATCTCCCCTGTCATTGAGGGTACCGCTCACAGCGTTTTCCGACCTGTCGGTGATCGGCGAGTAGCCGCGCCGGGGGGTGAACTCGGTGCCACCGGCCTTTACCACGAGGGCCTCGGCGCCGATGCGGTTCTCCACATAGCCGAACTGCGCCATCTCAGCGGAAGGATCGAGGAGCACGTACTCCTTTCCCCGCGGGAGCGCCACGTATACCGAGTCAAACTGCTTGAGGGTGGGCACGTCCTTTGCAAGGGGAAGAAAGTGGTCGTTCACCAGGGCGGGGCATGCTTCCACGCCGCAGGCCTCCAGAAGCGATATGAAGAGCACCGCCTTGTCCCTGCAGTCACCATACTTGTTCTTGATGACGACGGCAGCCTTGTGGGGGGTATAGCCGGCATCGCCCAGGGGAAGGCTCACTGCCCTTACCTTCTGAGCCATATAGATGGCTATGGCCTTGATCTTCTCCTCCCGGGAAGAGGCGTTCCCCGTGATCTCCCTGGCCAGGGCCGTCACTTCAGGCGTCACTTTCGCCGCCTCAAAGAATTTTCCCGAGAAGGGGCGCGTGGCCTCTTCCCATGAAGTGGCGGTAGTGAAGAGCATGTTATGGGCCACTGCCGGCAGGGGAGGCATGCTCTCCTCTCTCTTTATCTGGGGAACCTTGCTCACCTTGAGGGTGTAAGTGGTGGTACCGTCCTTTTCACCTGAGGCGAACTCTTCCCTTTTCCCGACAAAGCTCGCGGAGAGCTTTGTCCCTGTAGGTACCGTGGCGGTGAATACCTTGTCAAGAAGGGGCTCATCAAGCTGGAAATAGACCCTGTCGCTCACGTAGAGGTTTTCCTTCAGGTCAAGGACTTTCCGATAGTCCAGCAGGAGCGTCACGCCGGGGTCCACGACGGGGAATGAGAAGACACGGTTGAGAAGGTTTGAATAGATAGTCGCGTCGGCAAGCTCAGCCGGCGTAATGTCGTTTATGGCTTTTTTCTCTATTTCCATGAAGGTGAGATCACCCTTGTAAGTTCCCCCCCTGTTGAAGATAAGCTGCTCGGTCTCTGTGTCGTAAGGCACCTGCTGGTCGCTGTACTTTTCCCTCCCGTGCTTGTTGAGGACCTTGATAAGGTACCTCGTATCCTCGGTGGCCTTCTGGCCTTTCACCTCGTAGATCTTCTCCGAATAGAGAATGAGGCCGTTCGCGTCGGGAAACTGTGACCCGTCGGGGGCGCTCTTGAGAATCTCATTGAAATCAACGGCAGTGACAGCCGCGGTGAGCAGCACCGCCAGGAGCAGCGTGGCGGCAAGGGTTCGTATGCTTCGCATCATCAGATTCCTCCTTTTCCTGTTGCATGGAGAGCGGGTTTCAGCGCTTCTTTTCCAGGATCACCATCTTGCGGGTGAAGGCCTTGAGCTCCAGGGCCGCTTTCCTGAGATCCTGGTATTCCTTCGGCGAGAGTACGGTCTTCTCTATGCGGCAGTCGCTGTGGCATGTGATTGTCGAGCCTTCAAGCTTTGTCTCTATCGTGACGGAAACGGGGCCCTGCCTGAATTTCATCGAGGGCGGTATTGAGACGATACGGT from Candidatus Eremiobacterota bacterium includes the following:
- a CDS encoding DUF3857 and transglutaminase domain-containing protein, whose translation is MMRSIRTLAATLLLAVLLTAAVTAVDFNEILKSAPDGSQFPDANGLILYSEKIYEVKGQKATEDTRYLIKVLNKHGREKYSDQQVPYDTETEQLIFNRGGTYKGDLTFMEIEKKAINDITPAELADATIYSNLLNRVFSFPVVDPGVTLLLDYRKVLDLKENLYVSDRVYFQLDEPLLDKVFTATVPTGTKLSASFVGKREEFASGEKDGTTTYTLKVSKVPQIKREESMPPLPAVAHNMLFTTATSWEEATRPFSGKFFEAAKVTPEVTALAREITGNASSREEKIKAIAIYMAQKVRAVSLPLGDAGYTPHKAAVVIKNKYGDCRDKAVLFISLLEACGVEACPALVNDHFLPLAKDVPTLKQFDSVYVALPRGKEYVLLDPSAEMAQFGYVENRIGAEALVVKAGGTEFTPRRGYSPITDRSENAVSGTLNDRGDFAGTLSSKTSGIYDSSARGTFYHLRGKKLKMYFEQKIEEFCPDAEAASFRSGDALDLSKNMELSVAVNAREFAVIQDNLMILKVPRMPFGFSRIPYSPSLSAREYPYVLGSTSEISYELLLKIPPGYRPLYIPGDIAVSEPYLDISLKCRFNPSSRELSYRREVKFKENQVSPALYPSFKRYLESLDLAQNNLILLKK